TCCCCATGAACGACGTACTCGCGGGACACGCGCTGGCCAAGCGCTTCGGCCAGACGGTGGCACTGAACGGTGTGGACATCTCCATCAGGGCGGGGGAGGCGGTGGCGATCATGGGACCGAGCGGTTCGGGCAAGTCCACGCTGCTGCACTGCCTGGCCGGGATCATGAAGCCGGACGCGGGGGAGGTGCACCTGCTCGGCCAGCGCATCGACACGATGAAGGAGCGCGAGCGCAGCGCGCTGCGCAGGACCAGGTTCGGGTTCGTCTTCCAGTTCGGCCAGCTGCTGCCCGAGCTGCCCGCCGAGGAGAACGTGGCGCTGCCCCTCATGCTCGGCAACGTCTCGCGGCCGGACGCCGTGCGGCAGGCCAGGCAGTGGTTCGCCCCGCTGGGCCTGGGAGGCATGGAGGGCCGCAGGCCGGGCGAGCTGTCGGGCGGTCAGGCGCAGCGGGTGGCGATCGCCAGGGCGCTGGTGACCAAGCCCGCCGTGGTGTTCGCCGACGAGCCGACGGGCGCGCTCGACCAGAGCACCGGCCACGACACGATGCGCCTGCTGGTGGAGGCGACCAAGCACAACGGCGCCTCGCTGATCGTGGTCACCCACGACCCGGGCGTGGCCGGTTGGTGCGACCGCACGGTCGAGGTCCGCGACGGCAACCTGCTGCACAGCGCGGTGAGCCAGTGAGCACTCTCATGAGCCTGACGTGGCGCCTGCTCAGGGGCGGCGGGCGCAGGGGCATGCTGAGCACCTGGCTGACGCTGGGCGCTGTGGTGATCTCCACGGGGCTGCTGCTCTTCGCGGTCTCGGCCAACGTCGCCTTCTCCGGACGCGCCGACAGGGAGGCGTGGCGCAATCCCGTCCAGTCCAC
This window of the Nonomuraea africana genome carries:
- a CDS encoding ABC transporter ATP-binding protein; translated protein: MNDVLAGHALAKRFGQTVALNGVDISIRAGEAVAIMGPSGSGKSTLLHCLAGIMKPDAGEVHLLGQRIDTMKERERSALRRTRFGFVFQFGQLLPELPAEENVALPLMLGNVSRPDAVRQARQWFAPLGLGGMEGRRPGELSGGQAQRVAIARALVTKPAVVFADEPTGALDQSTGHDTMRLLVEATKHNGASLIVVTHDPGVAGWCDRTVEVRDGNLLHSAVSQ